A stretch of the Papaver somniferum cultivar HN1 chromosome 6, ASM357369v1, whole genome shotgun sequence genome encodes the following:
- the LOC113290834 gene encoding succinate dehydrogenase assembly factor 2, mitochondrial-like — translation MERINKASGKGCYAHWLTHWWPRDTPLNEPDGMLSIGAFLCLWLSRDVFEDIGTLLNPFDRKPKFVIWLQNFDPSSIDGLQFSAAGQTISDLSVEEENDLYRSKQRGFLELDLVLGKWVEENIFSMDECGIKSLVHVLDMENPSPWKWLTNQEQPPDAVNNNSAFSALREKVMGNLENHASPGTRATPGQPWVRGWDDLKRGRGNPISGNQ, via the exons atggagagaattaataaggCATCTggaaaaggttgttatgcccactggttaacacactggtggccacgagataCCCCACTTAACGAACCTGACGGTATGTTATCTATTggtgctttcttgtgtttatggctgtccagggacgtgtttgaagacatCGGAACTTTGTTAAATCCATTC GATCGTAAACCaaaatttgttatttggttacagaactttGATCCATCAagcattgatggtcttcaattttctgctgctgggcagacgattTCTGACTTAagtgttgaagaagagaatgat ttgTACCGAAGCAAGCAAAGAGGTTTCTTGGAGTTGGACTTGGTATTGGGAAAGTGGGTTGAGGAAAATATCTTCTCAATGGATGAATGTGGTATTAAATCACTTGTTCATGTTCTTGACATG gaGAACCCAAGTCCGTGGAAGTGGCTCACTAACCAGGAACAACCACCCGACGCTGTGAATAACAATTCA GCATTCTCTGCTCTTCGTGAGAAGGTCATGGGAAACCTGGAAAATCATGCTTCCCCTGGGACACGAGCAACACCTGG GCAACCATGGGTAAGAGGATGGGATGATTTGAAAAGAGGGAGAGGCAACCCCATATCTGGAAATCAGTAA